One window from the genome of Comamonas sp. lk encodes:
- a CDS encoding TonB-dependent receptor — translation MRTQRIPTNNAQRKAASPRYAALAMACFSLMHGHLRAQQAEVRLAEVQVKGQVLDAVQPAFSVTELGRDELREQPRPEVETLWNKVPGMHVNHYHLSGVANGLVLRGFGGGGHGGDVAATLDGIPLNEATSHADGYFDLNVVVPLELDKINVYRGPVSVLQGNYNRAGLVELRTRRSGSYADLELSAGSHGLLDTQAALGRELQGGDQLNLAAQHSRGDGGRPSSGFERSTLSGHWKHQVHEKLDISLSGRWHEARGDSPGYLTEAQWRQDRQGKDAHVVGDGANKHFGTLRLDAQYALDADMRLLGFVYGTQQDFVRWFTRPRSATWMQREERYERSVLGAGLNLNGKSQLAARELNWMLGLEQVRESTDYGYWDGLVNRQRTAAALDDRNTRLNNTALYGQGSWQATGWLQTTAALRWDHFDGSCRLLGTETGSDECSRMQGRSHASPKLGALAQLNPQTAIRASWSQGFALASDFAKYALRNSELSANVFRQTELGVQWKPSGQWLIDAALYRITSSNEIRNTAPGEYENLGATVRKGAELQLHWLPSRAWHVEWAYGFNRSKVTHNADAALLGQRVVSVPQSTSTLHARWMPSPDVTVHGVLRHVGRAPINGANTEWASSYHWLDLGLQYRLPVSVARNASLNLWLRNAANAQYASTTTIIGGQRLVAPGAPRSLQLGLQFSL, via the coding sequence ATGAGAACCCAAAGGATTCCAACGAACAATGCGCAGCGCAAGGCTGCTTCACCCCGGTATGCAGCGCTGGCCATGGCCTGTTTTTCGCTGATGCATGGCCATCTGCGGGCACAGCAGGCAGAGGTCCGTCTGGCCGAGGTGCAGGTCAAGGGCCAGGTGCTGGATGCCGTGCAGCCTGCCTTTTCGGTGACCGAGTTGGGGCGCGACGAATTGCGCGAGCAGCCAAGGCCGGAAGTCGAGACGCTATGGAACAAGGTGCCCGGCATGCATGTGAACCACTATCACCTGAGCGGCGTGGCCAATGGGCTGGTGCTGCGCGGCTTTGGCGGCGGTGGTCATGGTGGCGATGTGGCCGCCACGCTGGATGGAATTCCTCTTAATGAAGCCACTTCACATGCCGATGGCTACTTCGATCTGAATGTGGTGGTACCGCTGGAGCTGGACAAGATCAATGTCTATCGCGGCCCGGTATCGGTGCTGCAGGGCAATTACAACCGCGCCGGGCTGGTGGAGCTGCGCACGCGTCGCAGCGGCAGCTATGCCGATCTGGAACTCAGCGCCGGCTCGCACGGCCTGCTGGATACGCAGGCCGCGCTGGGGCGTGAACTGCAGGGCGGCGATCAGCTCAACCTGGCGGCCCAGCATTCGCGCGGCGATGGGGGGCGGCCCAGCTCGGGCTTTGAGCGCAGCACCCTCAGCGGTCACTGGAAGCACCAGGTGCATGAAAAGCTGGACATTTCTCTGTCCGGTCGCTGGCATGAGGCGCGCGGGGATTCGCCCGGTTATCTGACCGAGGCGCAGTGGCGGCAGGATCGGCAGGGCAAGGACGCGCATGTGGTCGGCGATGGCGCCAACAAGCACTTTGGCACGCTGCGGCTGGACGCGCAGTACGCGCTGGATGCAGACATGCGACTACTGGGTTTTGTCTACGGCACGCAGCAGGACTTTGTGCGCTGGTTCACCCGCCCGCGCAGCGCCACCTGGATGCAGCGCGAGGAGCGTTATGAGCGCAGCGTGCTGGGCGCGGGCCTGAATTTGAATGGCAAAAGCCAGCTGGCCGCGCGCGAATTGAACTGGATGCTGGGGCTGGAGCAGGTGCGCGAGTCGACTGACTACGGCTACTGGGATGGCTTGGTGAACCGCCAGCGCACGGCTGCTGCGTTGGACGATCGCAATACGCGGCTGAACAACACGGCGCTGTACGGACAAGGCAGCTGGCAGGCGACAGGCTGGCTGCAGACCACGGCCGCGCTGCGCTGGGATCATTTTGACGGCAGCTGCCGCCTGCTGGGGACAGAGACCGGCAGCGATGAATGCAGCCGCATGCAGGGCCGCAGCCACGCCAGTCCCAAGCTGGGCGCGCTGGCGCAGCTCAATCCGCAGACAGCGATACGTGCCAGCTGGTCGCAGGGCTTTGCCCTGGCCAGCGACTTTGCCAAATACGCGCTGCGCAACAGCGAGCTGAGTGCCAATGTCTTTCGCCAGACCGAGCTGGGCGTGCAGTGGAAGCCGTCGGGACAGTGGCTGATTGACGCAGCGCTGTACCGCATCACGTCCAGCAACGAGATTCGCAACACCGCGCCCGGTGAATATGAAAACCTGGGTGCCACGGTGCGCAAGGGCGCCGAGCTGCAGCTGCACTGGCTGCCCAGTCGTGCCTGGCATGTGGAATGGGCCTATGGCTTCAACCGTTCCAAAGTCACGCACAACGCCGATGCCGCTTTGCTGGGCCAGCGCGTGGTGAGCGTGCCGCAGTCCACCAGCACCCTGCATGCGCGCTGGATGCCCAGTCCCGATGTCACCGTGCATGGCGTGCTGCGCCATGTGGGCCGGGCCCCCATCAATGGGGCGAATACCGAATGGGCCAGCAGCTATCACTGGCTGGATCTGGGTCTGCAATACCGCCTGCCTGTCAGTGTGGCCCGCAATGCCAGTCTGAACCTGTGGCTGCGCAATGCGGCCAACGCCCAATACGCCAGCACCACCACCATCATCGGCGGTCAGCGTCTGGTGGCACCCGGTGCACCGCGCAGCCTGCAGCTGGGTTTGCAGTTTTCACTATGA
- the ureG gene encoding urease accessory protein UreG produces the protein MSTSALHHIPNRSKQLPPLRVGIGGPVGSGKTTILEMLCKAMRDKWDLIAITNDIYTKEDQRLLTVSGALPAERIMGVETGGCPHTAIREDASINLEAIDRMLGQFPDADIVFIESGGDNLAATFSPELSDLTIYVIDVAAGEKIPRKGGPGITKSDLFVINKTDLAPYVGANLDIMRSDTVRMRTTAKGLKPFVMTNLKTLDGLDEVVAFIESQGLLAAR, from the coding sequence ATGAGCACTTCCGCACTGCACCATATCCCCAACCGCAGCAAACAGCTGCCACCGCTGCGCGTGGGCATAGGCGGCCCCGTGGGCTCGGGCAAGACCACCATTCTTGAAATGCTGTGCAAGGCCATGCGCGACAAATGGGACTTGATCGCCATCACCAACGACATCTACACCAAGGAGGACCAGCGCCTGCTCACCGTCAGCGGCGCCCTGCCTGCCGAACGCATCATGGGCGTGGAGACCGGCGGCTGCCCGCACACCGCCATCCGCGAAGATGCTTCCATCAATCTGGAAGCCATCGACCGCATGCTGGGCCAGTTCCCCGATGCCGATATCGTGTTCATCGAATCGGGCGGCGACAACCTGGCCGCGACCTTCAGCCCGGAGCTGTCGGACCTGACGATTTACGTGATCGATGTGGCGGCCGGCGAGAAAATCCCGCGCAAGGGCGGCCCCGGCATCACCAAGAGCGATCTGTTCGTCATCAACAAGACCGATCTGGCTCCTTATGTGGGCGCCAATCTGGACATCATGCGCAGCGACACCGTGCGCATGCGCACCACGGCCAAGGGACTCAAGCCCTTTGTGATGACCAACCTCAAGACCCTGGACGGCCTGGACGAAGTAGTGGCATTCATCGAATCCCAGGGCCTGCTGGCAGCGCGCTAA
- the ureE gene encoding urease accessory protein UreE, with translation MLTANKLLPQGQGLSAVLLKRAATIELDWDVRQKSRFAANDSLGRALAIFLPRGQAVRGGDVLVAEDGSLIRVIAAPQKVLQITACKEHGSPFDLMRAAYHLGNRHVPIELQPDHLKIEPDHVLADMLRSMHMTVIETDLPFEPEGGAYGGHVTNDGHSHHHHSHAHGHDCGHAH, from the coding sequence ATGCTGACTGCCAACAAACTATTGCCTCAAGGCCAGGGACTGTCTGCCGTGCTGCTCAAGCGCGCGGCCACCATAGAGCTGGACTGGGACGTGCGCCAGAAAAGCCGCTTCGCCGCCAACGACAGCCTGGGCCGCGCACTGGCGATTTTTCTGCCGCGCGGCCAGGCCGTGCGCGGCGGTGATGTACTGGTGGCCGAAGACGGCTCGCTGATCCGCGTGATCGCCGCACCGCAAAAAGTGCTGCAGATCACGGCCTGCAAAGAGCATGGCTCGCCCTTCGATCTGATGCGCGCCGCCTACCATCTGGGCAACCGCCATGTGCCCATCGAGCTGCAGCCCGATCACCTGAAGATTGAACCCGATCATGTGCTGGCCGACATGTTGCGCAGCATGCATATGACGGTGATCGAAACCGATCTGCCGTTCGAGCCCGAAGGCGGCGCCTATGGCGGCCATGTGACCAATGACGGCCACAGCCACCATCACCACAGCCATGCCCACGGCCACGACTGCGGCCATGCACACTGA
- the ureC gene encoding urease subunit alpha: protein MATMDRRAYAETFGPTVGDRVRLADTDLIIEVEKDFTLAAGGYGEEVKFGGGKTIRDGMAQSQRSREQGAMDTVLTNALIIDHWGIVKADIGLKDGRIAAIGKAGNPDTQPGVDIIIGPGTEIISCEGKLVTAGGIDTHIHFIAPQQIEEALTSGVTTMIGGGTGPATGTFATTCTPGPWNMERMLQAADAFPMNLGFLGKGNASLPQGLHEQISAGAIGLKLHEDWGSTPAAIDNCLTVAEETDTQVAIHTDTLNESGFVEDTVAAFKGRTIHTFHTEGAGGGHAPDILKVVGEANVLPSSTNPTRPYTINTLDEHVDMLMVCHHLNAGIAEDLAFAESRIRKETIAAEDILHDIGAISMFSSDSQAMGRVGEVILRTWQTAHKMKQQRGQLTGDSERHDNFRIKRYIAKYTINPAIAHGISHEVGSLEVGKWADIVIWKPAFFGVKPTCILKGGFIAMAAMGDPNASIPTPQPVHYRPMFGAYGGALARTSLTFVSQAGLAAGIGQRFGLQKPLSAVKGIRGVQKQHMIHNDLAPHMEVDAQTYAVRANGDLLTCEPAHSLPMAQRYFLF, encoded by the coding sequence ATGGCCACCATGGACCGACGTGCCTATGCCGAAACCTTTGGCCCCACGGTGGGCGACCGCGTGCGCCTGGCCGACACGGATCTGATCATTGAAGTGGAAAAAGACTTCACCCTGGCCGCCGGCGGCTACGGCGAAGAGGTGAAATTTGGCGGCGGCAAAACCATACGCGACGGCATGGCGCAAAGCCAGCGCAGCCGCGAACAAGGCGCCATGGACACGGTGCTGACCAATGCGCTGATCATCGACCACTGGGGCATAGTCAAGGCCGATATCGGCTTGAAAGACGGGCGCATTGCGGCCATAGGCAAGGCCGGCAATCCCGACACCCAGCCCGGCGTGGACATCATCATCGGCCCCGGCACCGAAATCATCAGCTGCGAAGGCAAGCTGGTCACGGCCGGCGGCATCGATACCCATATCCACTTCATCGCTCCGCAGCAGATCGAAGAGGCGCTGACCAGCGGGGTGACCACCATGATTGGCGGCGGCACGGGTCCTGCCACCGGCACCTTTGCCACCACCTGCACGCCCGGCCCCTGGAATATGGAGCGCATGCTGCAGGCAGCCGATGCCTTCCCCATGAATCTCGGCTTTCTGGGCAAGGGCAATGCCAGCCTGCCGCAAGGCCTGCATGAGCAGATCAGCGCCGGCGCGATTGGTTTGAAACTGCACGAGGACTGGGGCAGCACGCCGGCCGCCATAGACAACTGCCTGACGGTGGCTGAAGAGACCGATACCCAGGTGGCGATTCACACCGACACGCTCAACGAATCCGGCTTTGTGGAAGACACGGTGGCCGCCTTCAAAGGGCGCACCATCCACACCTTCCACACCGAAGGCGCGGGCGGCGGCCATGCGCCCGACATCTTGAAAGTGGTGGGCGAAGCCAATGTCCTGCCCTCGTCCACCAACCCCACCCGACCCTACACCATCAACACGCTGGACGAGCATGTGGACATGCTCATGGTCTGCCACCACCTGAATGCCGGCATTGCCGAAGATCTGGCTTTTGCCGAAAGCCGCATCCGCAAGGAAACGATTGCGGCCGAGGACATACTGCACGACATCGGCGCCATCAGCATGTTCAGCTCCGACAGCCAGGCCATGGGCCGCGTGGGCGAAGTGATTTTGCGCACCTGGCAGACGGCGCACAAGATGAAGCAGCAACGCGGCCAACTGACGGGAGACAGCGAGCGCCACGACAACTTCCGTATCAAGCGCTATATCGCCAAATACACCATCAATCCTGCGATTGCCCACGGAATCAGCCACGAGGTGGGCAGCCTGGAAGTGGGCAAATGGGCCGATATCGTGATCTGGAAACCGGCCTTCTTTGGCGTCAAACCCACCTGCATCTTGAAAGGCGGCTTCATCGCCATGGCGGCCATGGGCGACCCGAACGCCTCCATTCCCACGCCCCAGCCCGTGCATTACCGTCCCATGTTTGGCGCCTATGGCGGGGCCCTGGCCAGGACCTCGCTGACCTTTGTCTCGCAGGCCGGCTTGGCTGCGGGCATAGGTCAGCGTTTCGGCCTGCAAAAGCCGCTATCTGCCGTCAAAGGCATACGCGGTGTGCAAAAGCAGCACATGATTCACAATGACCTGGCACCGCATATGGAGGTAGATGCCCAGACCTATGCCGTGCGCGCCAACGGCGATTTGCTGACCTGCGAGCCTGCCCACAGCCTGCCCATGGCCCAGCGCTACTTTCTGTTCTGA
- a CDS encoding DUF4198 domain-containing protein: MSQPSTRKSGIARILCTTATAWLLCANPVYAHNVWLEPDAQGGYVMQFGGHEGKTETFDPAKLQRVHAYDLRGREVSCDVQSVRGGIRVKPDAKTALIAVELDNGYFSSAKPEGDMLPLSMDKNPGAVRGVHARKFHKTVVQWGAVLQKPLAQDFEIVPLQGRSPHAGQPFQVQVLLHGKPKAGVRVSWGEHGSPTFTDVQGKAQMTPTRGNNSLQAIWREPIQGDVRTTQRSYEYLLRFTVH, encoded by the coding sequence ATGTCTCAGCCATCAACCCGTAAAAGCGGGATTGCGCGCATTCTCTGCACGACCGCTACGGCCTGGCTGCTCTGTGCCAATCCGGTATATGCCCATAACGTCTGGCTGGAGCCCGATGCCCAGGGCGGCTACGTCATGCAGTTTGGCGGCCATGAGGGCAAGACCGAAACCTTCGACCCCGCCAAGCTGCAGCGCGTGCATGCCTATGACCTGCGTGGGCGCGAGGTGAGCTGCGATGTGCAGAGCGTGCGTGGCGGGATTCGCGTCAAACCCGATGCCAAGACCGCCCTGATTGCGGTGGAGCTGGACAACGGTTATTTCAGCAGTGCCAAGCCCGAGGGCGACATGCTGCCTTTGTCCATGGACAAGAACCCCGGCGCTGTGCGTGGCGTGCATGCGCGCAAGTTCCACAAGACCGTGGTGCAGTGGGGGGCGGTGCTACAAAAGCCGTTGGCCCAGGATTTTGAAATCGTGCCTTTGCAAGGCCGGTCGCCACATGCGGGGCAGCCGTTTCAGGTGCAAGTGTTGCTGCATGGAAAGCCCAAGGCCGGCGTTCGTGTGAGCTGGGGCGAACATGGATCGCCCACCTTTACCGATGTCCAGGGCAAAGCCCAGATGACGCCGACCCGGGGCAACAACAGCTTGCAAGCCATATGGCGCGAGCCCATCCAGGGCGATGTGAGGACCACGCAACGCAGCTACGAATATTTGCTGCGCTTTACGGTGCATTGA
- a CDS encoding urease accessory UreF family protein produces MHTDAAAGLTPHSFLQLMWLASPALPIGGFSYSEVLEAAINAALVTTEKEASTWLLQQLHLAQSRSDMAAIAQALPAWQNRDLARVEQLNDWVLSTRETSELRLQTEQMGKSLSDWLRNQHAADAERSAQIGQLAALSQRTPSYPIAFALAATYAQAPVQEALLAYAFGWAENMVQAAIKAVPLGQNAGQRILAQLAQEIPAAVAHAQSLTDSTRQAFSPMLAILSAQHEHQYSRLFRS; encoded by the coding sequence ATGCACACTGACGCTGCAGCCGGGCTGACGCCGCACAGCTTTCTGCAGCTGATGTGGCTGGCTTCGCCCGCGCTGCCGATTGGCGGATTTTCTTACTCCGAAGTGCTTGAAGCGGCCATCAATGCTGCGCTGGTTACTACCGAAAAAGAAGCATCCACCTGGCTGCTGCAGCAGCTGCATCTGGCGCAGTCGCGCAGCGACATGGCGGCCATTGCCCAGGCGCTACCGGCCTGGCAAAACCGGGACCTGGCGCGGGTGGAACAGCTCAACGACTGGGTGCTCAGCACCCGAGAGACCAGCGAGCTGCGCTTGCAGACCGAGCAAATGGGCAAATCGCTGAGCGACTGGCTGCGCAACCAGCATGCGGCCGATGCCGAACGCAGTGCGCAGATCGGCCAGCTGGCCGCGCTCTCGCAGCGAACGCCAAGCTATCCCATCGCTTTTGCACTGGCGGCGACCTATGCCCAGGCACCCGTACAAGAAGCGCTGCTGGCCTATGCTTTTGGCTGGGCCGAAAACATGGTGCAGGCCGCCATCAAGGCCGTGCCGCTGGGCCAGAACGCAGGCCAGCGCATTCTGGCGCAACTGGCCCAGGAAATTCCCGCCGCCGTGGCGCATGCGCAGTCTCTGACCGACAGCACACGCCAGGCTTTCTCGCCCATGCTGGCCATACTTTCGGCCCAGCATGAACACCAGTATTCACGCCTGTTTAGATCATGA
- a CDS encoding HupE/UreJ family protein: MKFKNIILSTATAAAALPLSAMAHVGADGGGHHHFLDSFSHALAHPFTGADHLAAMLAVGAWSALTVTPAWRAPLAFVALLVAGALAGFAGLWVPGVEPMIAASVLVLGLLLAVQKKMAWGAAAGLAGMFAFFHGAAHGYELAADTGMAAVGALAGMALGSALLHVCGMVLGQALLQRHRWLASLGGAATAALGVFMLTRLA; encoded by the coding sequence ATGAAATTCAAGAACATCATTCTCTCTACGGCCACCGCTGCAGCGGCTCTTCCCCTGTCCGCCATGGCCCATGTGGGCGCCGATGGCGGCGGTCACCACCATTTTCTCGACAGCTTCAGCCACGCCCTGGCCCACCCGTTTACCGGCGCCGATCACCTGGCAGCCATGCTGGCCGTGGGTGCCTGGAGCGCGCTGACGGTCACTCCGGCCTGGCGCGCACCACTCGCTTTTGTGGCGCTGTTGGTAGCCGGTGCGCTGGCAGGCTTCGCCGGCCTCTGGGTGCCCGGCGTGGAACCCATGATTGCCGCCTCAGTTCTGGTGCTGGGGCTGCTGCTTGCGGTGCAGAAAAAAATGGCCTGGGGTGCGGCCGCGGGGCTGGCGGGCATGTTTGCCTTCTTCCATGGTGCGGCCCATGGCTATGAGCTGGCAGCAGATACCGGCATGGCGGCCGTGGGTGCGCTGGCAGGCATGGCGCTTGGATCGGCGCTGCTGCATGTCTGCGGCATGGTGCTGGGTCAGGCCCTGCTGCAGCGCCACCGGTGGTTGGCCAGCCTGGGCGGCGCAGCCACGGCGGCATTGGGCGTCTTCATGCTGACGCGCCTGGCCTGA
- a CDS encoding urease subunit beta codes for MIPGEYLLDDGAHELNSGRRTLTLVVQNTSDRPIQVGSHYHFAETNAGLQFDRAQAHGMRLNIASGMAVRFEPGQQRTVELVDLAGDRKIYGFRGLVMGDL; via the coding sequence ATGATCCCCGGAGAATATTTGCTGGATGACGGCGCGCACGAACTCAACTCCGGCCGCCGCACGCTCACCCTGGTGGTGCAGAACACCAGCGACCGACCGATTCAGGTCGGCTCGCACTACCACTTTGCCGAGACCAATGCGGGCCTGCAATTCGATCGTGCGCAAGCCCACGGCATGCGCCTGAATATTGCCAGCGGCATGGCCGTGCGTTTCGAGCCCGGCCAGCAACGTACCGTCGAGCTGGTAGACCTGGCCGGCGACAGAAAAATCTACGGCTTTCGCGGCCTGGTGATGGGAGATTTGTAA
- a CDS encoding gamma-glutamylcyclotransferase family protein has product MTTSLEAFAEMDSPTSSSGAASGWQACGATCVAVYGTLRAGGVNDIAKLRPGIACLGRTRLSGTLHDLGWYPGLRLEGTQTVLAEVYPMDEALEQAMDRIEGLWPEDLGEYTKRILSLPVMLTHGGQQTMMLLVYEALSATVHGAPVIAASDWIEWFKSQGGQHPGTAFELNSAPGKT; this is encoded by the coding sequence ATGACAACTTCTCTGGAAGCTTTTGCAGAAATGGATTCCCCGACTTCTTCGTCCGGCGCTGCGAGCGGCTGGCAGGCCTGTGGCGCGACCTGCGTGGCGGTCTACGGTACCTTGCGTGCCGGTGGTGTCAATGACATTGCCAAACTCCGCCCCGGCATCGCCTGCCTGGGAAGAACCCGCTTGAGCGGAACTTTGCACGACCTGGGCTGGTACCCGGGCCTGAGGCTTGAAGGCACGCAGACCGTGCTGGCCGAGGTCTACCCCATGGACGAGGCACTGGAGCAGGCGATGGACCGTATCGAAGGCCTGTGGCCCGAGGATCTGGGCGAATACACCAAGCGTATTCTGAGCTTGCCGGTGATGCTGACCCATGGCGGGCAGCAGACCATGATGCTGCTGGTCTATGAAGCCCTGTCGGCCACCGTGCACGGTGCGCCCGTGATTGCCGCCAGTGACTGGATTGAGTGGTTCAAAAGCCAGGGCGGCCAGCATCCGGGCACCGCGTTTGAGCTCAACTCGGCGCCGGGCAAGACTTAG
- the urtA gene encoding urea ABC transporter substrate-binding protein: protein MFKRRTAMKTLAAAAAVAGLGLTGLSAQAADTIKVGVLHSLSGTMAISETVLKDTVLMAIEDINAKGGVLGKKLEAVVVDPASNWPLFAEKAKQLITQDKVAVVFGCWTSVSRKSVLPVFEQNNGLLFYPVQYEGEELSKNVFYTGAAPNQQAIPAVEYLMSKEGGGAKRFVLLGTDYVYPRTTNKILRAFLKSKGVKDSDIMETYTPFGHSDYQTIVADVKKFSTGGKTAVISTINGDSNVPFYKELGNAGLKAKDVPVVAFSVGEEELRGVDTKPLVGHLAAWNYFMSVKNPTNTAFIKQWGDYAKAKNIAGHKDKPLTNDPMEATWVGIHMWKQAVEKAKSTDTDKVIAAMAGQTFVAPDGFTVKMDEKNHHLHKPVMVGEIKADGQFSVVWKTKGPVKAQPWSPFIAGNDKKKDEPNGKSS from the coding sequence ATGTTCAAGCGTAGAACTGCCATGAAAACTTTGGCTGCCGCCGCAGCCGTCGCCGGTCTGGGTCTGACGGGCTTGAGCGCCCAGGCTGCCGACACCATCAAGGTCGGCGTGCTGCACAGCCTCTCCGGAACCATGGCGATCTCGGAGACGGTGCTCAAGGACACGGTGCTGATGGCGATTGAGGACATCAACGCCAAAGGCGGCGTGCTGGGCAAGAAGCTGGAAGCCGTGGTGGTCGATCCCGCCTCCAACTGGCCGCTGTTTGCAGAGAAGGCCAAGCAGCTGATCACGCAGGACAAGGTGGCCGTGGTCTTTGGCTGCTGGACCAGCGTCTCGCGCAAGTCGGTGCTGCCGGTGTTCGAGCAGAACAACGGCCTGCTGTTCTACCCCGTGCAGTACGAGGGTGAGGAACTCTCCAAGAATGTGTTCTACACCGGCGCTGCGCCCAACCAGCAAGCCATTCCAGCCGTTGAATATCTGATGAGCAAGGAGGGCGGTGGCGCCAAGCGCTTTGTGCTGCTGGGTACCGACTATGTGTACCCGCGCACCACCAACAAGATTTTGCGTGCCTTCCTCAAGTCCAAGGGCGTGAAGGATTCCGACATCATGGAAACCTATACGCCCTTCGGTCACAGCGATTACCAGACCATCGTGGCCGATGTGAAGAAGTTCTCCACCGGCGGCAAGACGGCGGTGATTTCCACCATCAATGGCGACTCCAACGTGCCCTTCTACAAAGAGCTGGGCAATGCCGGCCTCAAGGCCAAAGATGTACCGGTGGTGGCCTTCAGCGTGGGCGAGGAAGAGCTGCGCGGCGTGGATACCAAGCCCCTGGTCGGCCACCTGGCGGCATGGAACTATTTCATGAGCGTGAAGAACCCCACCAACACGGCTTTCATCAAGCAGTGGGGCGACTATGCCAAGGCCAAGAACATCGCTGGCCACAAGGACAAGCCCCTGACCAACGACCCCATGGAAGCCACCTGGGTCGGCATCCATATGTGGAAGCAGGCCGTGGAAAAAGCCAAGAGCACCGACACCGACAAGGTGATCGCCGCGATGGCCGGCCAGACCTTTGTTGCGCCCGACGGCTTTACCGTGAAGATGGATGAGAAAAACCACCATCTGCACAAGCCGGTGATGGTGGGCGAGATCAAGGCCGACGGCCAGTTCAGCGTGGTGTGGAAGACCAAGGGCCCGGTCAAGGCCCAGCCGTGGAGTCCCTTCATCGCAGGCAATGACAAGAAGAAGGACGAGCCCAACGGCAAGAGCTCCTGA
- a CDS encoding GNAT family N-acetyltransferase: MSSAVSGPNAPASWRVMPMNPDEAPWSLLLLADPSREKVKRYLRGSTCFAARQTAHFTPSGLGTLVGVAVLVPAQAPQCWELMNIAVSTAWQGHGVGSALLQRCIAWVREQGATRLEVGTGTFGDQLIFYQRAGFRVSSVERDFFLKHYTTQLWEHGVQHKDMLRLALEL, from the coding sequence ATGAGTTCAGCCGTCTCAGGCCCCAACGCTCCGGCATCCTGGCGCGTCATGCCTATGAACCCGGACGAAGCGCCTTGGTCGCTGCTGCTGCTGGCCGATCCCTCGCGCGAAAAGGTCAAGCGCTATCTGCGCGGCTCCACCTGCTTTGCGGCACGCCAGACCGCGCATTTCACACCCAGCGGCCTGGGCACGCTGGTGGGCGTTGCCGTGCTGGTGCCGGCGCAGGCGCCGCAGTGCTGGGAGCTGATGAATATCGCCGTCTCCACAGCCTGGCAAGGCCATGGCGTGGGCTCCGCCCTGCTGCAGCGCTGCATTGCCTGGGTGCGCGAGCAAGGTGCAACCCGGCTGGAGGTCGGTACGGGCACGTTTGGCGACCAGCTGATCTTCTACCAGCGCGCGGGCTTTCGCGTGAGCAGCGTGGAGCGCGATTTCTTCCTCAAGCACTACACCACACAGCTGTGGGAGCACGGCGTTCAGCACAAGGACATGCTGCGCCTTGCACTGGAACTGTAG
- a CDS encoding GNAT family N-acetyltransferase gives MTLLRFALDPASDPRVLALLQAHLDDMYRISPPESVHALDVEQLRQPDIRFWTAWSGDKLVGSCALKQLDSNHLELKSMRVDAAHRGTGAAQQLLDFVLVQAQQGGGQRISLETGTEDFFAPARRLYARNGFLPCEPFGSYQPDPNSCFMSRAI, from the coding sequence ATGACTCTCTTGCGATTTGCACTCGACCCTGCCAGCGACCCGCGCGTGCTCGCCTTGCTGCAGGCCCATCTGGACGATATGTATCGCATCTCGCCGCCCGAGAGCGTGCACGCTCTGGATGTAGAGCAGTTGCGCCAGCCCGATATCCGCTTCTGGACGGCCTGGTCCGGCGACAAGCTGGTCGGCAGCTGCGCCCTCAAGCAGCTCGATAGCAACCATCTTGAACTCAAGAGCATGCGTGTGGATGCGGCGCATAGAGGCACGGGTGCAGCACAGCAGCTGCTGGATTTTGTGCTGGTACAGGCCCAGCAGGGCGGCGGCCAGCGCATCAGCCTGGAGACGGGCACGGAAGATTTTTTCGCCCCGGCTCGTCGTCTCTACGCTCGCAACGGCTTTCTGCCCTGCGAGCCTTTTGGCAGCTATCAGCCAGACCCCAACAGCTGCTTCATGAGCCGTGCCATCTGA
- a CDS encoding urease subunit gamma: MELTPREKDKLLIFTAALLAERRMARGLKLNYPEAVALISAYVMEGARDGKTVAQLMSEGRTVLTRGDVMDGIAEMIPDIQIEATFPDGTKLVTVHEPIA, encoded by the coding sequence ATGGAATTGACGCCTCGCGAAAAAGACAAGCTGCTGATCTTCACCGCTGCCCTGCTGGCCGAGCGCCGCATGGCGCGCGGTCTCAAGCTCAACTACCCCGAGGCCGTGGCCCTGATCAGCGCCTATGTGATGGAGGGAGCCCGCGACGGCAAGACCGTGGCCCAGCTGATGAGCGAGGGCCGCACCGTCCTCACGCGCGGCGATGTGATGGACGGCATTGCCGAGATGATTCCCGACATACAGATCGAGGCGACCTTTCCCGATGGCACCAAGCTCGTCACCGTGCACGAGCCGATTGCCTGA